The window GCTCCAGCTTTAGCTGCTGGGTGTACAGTGGTTATTAAGCCATCTGAATTAACTCCAATGACAGCAACAAAATTAATGGAAATTCTTAAAGAAGCTGGTGTTCCAGATGGAGTTGTAAACTTGGTTCACGGTTTTGGACCTGGTGCTGGAAGTGCTATCAACAAACATCCTGACATTTCAGGTATCGGGTTTATCGGTCAAGTATCAACAGGTACTAAGATCATGGAAGAAGCTGCTCCTACGTTGAAAAAGCTTTCTTTTGAATTAGGGGGTAAAAACCCTAACATTATCTTTGCGGATGTAGATATTGATGAAGTAGTTGCAACAACTATTCGATCAAGTTTTACAAACCAAGGGGAAGTTTGTGTATGCGGTTCAAGAATTTACGTTGAGCGACCAATTTATGAAGAATTCGTAGAAAAATTTGCAGCAAAAACTAGAGAATTAAAAGTTGGTAACCCATTTGATATGGCCAACGATCAAGGCGCTTTAGTTGCCAAAGTACACTACGATAAAGTAATGAGCTACCTAAAAATTGCTGAAGAAGAAGGCGGAACTTTCGTTACAGGAGGTAAACGTCCTGAAGGATTGGATAAAGGATATTTCATAGAACCTACTATTATTACTGGTTTAGATGAAAGCTCTCGCTGTGTTCGTGAAGAAATCTTTGGGCCAGTTGTTACAGTGATTCCATTCGACACAGAAGTAGAAGTAATTGCGGCAGCAAACGACACTCGCGTGGGCTTAAGTAACACAATCTGGACTAACGATATTCGTCGTGCACATCGTGTAGCTCAAAAAATTGAATCAGGTTTATCTTACATCAACTGCTGGTTCGTACGTGATTTAAGAACTCCATTTGGAGGTACGAAAGATAGTGGGCTAGGTCGTGTTGGCGGGGCTCACAGCTGGGAATTCTACACAGAATTAACGAATATTTGCGTTAAATTATAATTCTCTTTTCTAAAACCGTCTATGTTGCACGGTTTAGGTAGGATAGGCAGTGCAACAGCAATGATCAATATACATATACAATAGAAAGGATGTATTCAATGACAAATAAAATTGAAAAATTTGCAGCTCAATTAATAGAAGCTGAACGAACCCGCGTTGGAATTGATCCGTTAACTACGATAGATCCAGAAATTACAATTGATGAGGCATATTTTATTCAACTGCAAAATATTAAAAAGAAGTTAGCCGGAGGACAAAAAATAGTCGGTAAAAAAATCGGCTTAACTTCTGTAGTAGTACAAAAAATGTTAGGTGTGGATGAACCAGATTACGGACATCTTTTAGATAGCATGGTAGTTGAAAATGGCGGAACAATTGCCATTAAAACAATGCTTCAACCAAAAATTGAAGGCGAAATTGCTTTTATTTTGAAAAAAGATTTAAAAGGTCCAAATGTGACTGTCCTTGATGTTTTACAAGCAACAGATTATGTGGTTCCCGCTTTAGAAATTGTCGACAGCAGGGTTCAGGATTGGAAAATCAAATTACAAGACACTGTTGCAGATAATGCTTCTTCAGGATTAGTCGTATTAGGTGGCAAGCCGACAAAAATTGAAGATATTGATCTTGAATTAATTGGCATGGTATTAATGCAAAATGGTGAGGTTGCCAATACTGGTGTGGGGGCCGCTGCTCTTGGAAATCCGGCTTCTTGTGTTGCATGGTTGGCAAACCGATTGGCTGATTATGATATTACCCTTAAAGCGGGGGAAGTAATTCTCTCCGGTGCACTTTCCGGCATGGTGGTTGCAAAACCCGGTGACAACTTTACTGCGAGATTTGCCCATCTTGGACAAGTAAGCGTTAACTTTAAATAATTTGGCTTGAATAGATCATGAATTTGTATCTGAGGAGGAAAAGAAATGGCTAGTGAAATCATTAAACACATTGCAGATTATCTTGAAGCAGCAGAATTAGAAAAACGTGAAGTTGTAAAAATCACAAAGACAATTAAACCTGATTTAACTGTGGCGGAAGCATATCAAGCACAAGAACTGCTTGTTCAAAAGAAATTAGATCGAGGTCACAAAATCGTTGGTCCTAAAATGGGCTTAACAAGTAAAGCAAAATGGGATCAAATGGGTGTTTCTGAGCCTATTTATGGATATGTATTTGATTATATGCTTGTTGATAATGGCGGAGTTGTTCCTTTTCAAATTCATCCAAAAGTAGAAGCTGAAATTGCTTTCCTTATTGGTGAAGATATTGAAGGACCTGGAATTACTGGTGCCCAAGTATTAGCAAAAACAGAATATGTTTTGCCGGCACTTGAGATCATTGACAGCCGGTATGAAAACTTTAACTTTACACTTACAGATGTAATTGCTGATAATGCATCTACTTCAAGGGTTGTTTTCGGAAATACACTTAGAAAACCAAGTGATTTTGATTTGGAATTAGTAGGTGTTACACTTTCTATTAATGGCCAAATAAAAGAACTTGGAGCCGGTGCAGCCGTTTTGGGGCATCCAGCCAATGCAATAGCTGTGTTAGCCAATATGCTTGCCAGAAAAGGCGACAAAATTAAAAAAGGTGAAATCATCATGTCTGGCGCCTTAACAAGTGCTGTCCTTTTAAAAGTAGGGGATTTTGTTTCAGGGAAGTTTGAAGGACTTGGAGAAGTTACTTTCACTGTTGGTGAATAAATAATAATAGTTAAAATATGTTAAGAGTAAAATTTATTAATGATTGAGAGGGATAGATTATGCCGATTATTCAAATAAACATTATGGAAGGCAGACCGCCTGAAAAAATAAAAGCATTAATTGAAAATATTACAGATACAGTTGTTGAAACATTAGATGCTCCTAAACAAAGCGTCAGGGTTTTGGTCACTGAAATGCCAAAAACTCATTGGGGAATTGCCGGAGTACCAGTTTCCGAAAGAAAATAAAAATAAGTAGAAATTAACTTGTTTGAAGATATTCATTTAGTAGATGTTTTTCTTATTCATCGGTGATTTACAATAAGGCGGAAAGTTTTGTAGCGATTTTATTCTTGAATTTCTCAAACAATTCCAAAGACCTGCTTTTAGCTTTTATGAAGTTCCAATAAACGGGGCGCTTGTTCGGGCAGTTGTTATATAGATAAAAAAATGTTAGTAGTTTTTGTGAAAATTTAACAATAGGGAACTTCATCTAGATTTGGCGGACATGAGTGGATGTAGACTAGAAGACGGACACGTAGAATTGGTCATTTGTTATAATGACAATTATATATAAAAGAGGACGTGTCTTTAGTGGGGAAACATTTTGATAACGAATATAAAATGCAAATAGCTCAACTAGTAGTGGATGAGGGCAAAAAGGCTACTCAGCTGGCAAGGGATCTAGATATTCCTATTGGAACAATTAGAAACTGGATACAAGTTTATAAGAGTAAAAAGAATGAAGGTTTTGTAGGTAGTGGAAACTTATCGCCTGATGTGAAGGCAGTTAAAGATCTTGAAAAGCAAATTAAGGATCTTCAGGAGGAAAACGCAATCTTAAAAAAGGCTATGCACATTTTCACGAAAAGCCCGATGTAATTTATGAGTTTATTAAGAATCACCAGCACGAGTTTCGTGTAGTGAAGATGTGCAGTGTTTTTGGTGTTTCTAAAAGTGGGTATTATGATTGGCTCAAACGAGACGAAAGCGAGCAGAGGATGGCCCGTAAAAGACTTACTGAGGAAATCAAAAATATATACTATAAATCTAAGAAGCGATACGGAAGCATTAAAATTACACGAGAACTACGTAAGACAGGATTTTCTGTATCAGAACGCCACGTTCAGAGGATCATGACAGAGGAAGGAATGAAATCCATAACAGCTCAGAAGTTCAAAGCTACGACCAATTCAGACCATGATAAGCATATTTATCCAAACCTTCTTGAACAAAACTTTAAGACATCTGGACCAGGAGTGGCGTGGGTATCTGATATCACCTACATTTGGACACGCCAAGGATGGTTATATTTGGCCAGCGTTATGGATCTTTATTCACGAAAAATCATCGGGTTTTCTATGAGCAGTCGTATGACCAAGGAACTGGTAATACAAGCGCTGGAACGAGCTGTGAGGCACCAGCCTCCTAAAAAAGGTCTGATCCACCATTCGGATCGGGGTAGCCAGTATGCATCTAAAGAGTATACAAAGATATTAAAAGACGCTGAAATACCAATAAGCATGAGTGGAAAAGGCAACTGTTATGACAATGCTTGCATTGAGTCATTCCACAGCGTAATTAAAAAAGAGCTCATATTTCACAAGGACTACAAAACGCGTAAGGAAGCAAAGAGCAGTATATTCGATTACATCCTGAGTTTTTATAATTCATGGCGAATCCACTCCACTTTGGATTATTCCACGCCAAATGAATTTGAAAAAGCCTATTATTTAAAAAACGAAGCTGCTTGATTCTAATAATTCCCCTCTCTGCTTTGTGACAAATCTGAAAGATTGTCACAAGGTGGAGAGGCCACCAAGCGGTAGCGCGGTAGAGGTTCCAAAAAGAAAAAAGCTAATATTTATGTCCGTTTTCTTGACGGAGGTCCATGAGTGATCTTATTTTTGATTTAATTACCTTTTTTCTACTTTAAACGGACATGGAGTATCTTATTCAACTCAAAACAAATGAATAATGCTCATTTATCAACAAATAAGGGATTCAATGTCCACTGAGTCTATCAAAATACGACTTTTTATAAAAATAGCGGAACGTATGTCCGTATATTACTCAAATTAAGAAAAGGGGAACGATTGTCGTACGCATCCCTTTTCTACTAAATTCTTATTCAATCATTACTTAACACTAGAACTAATAAGTATTTCATTTAACTTTAAGTTTACTGGATTAGCGATTGTATCGCCAACAGGGCATTTACTTTCTACAAAGGCGATAAATTCTTCAACCTTTTCTCGTGGCGCATCGGTTTCAATATGAATGTTATAGCGAATATCACTAAAACCTGGGCGGACATCAGATTTATTCAAAAAGCCGTCCGTATCGAGATCACCTTCAAGTTCAATCCTGAAATCATCCAGTTGAATATTAAACTTTCTAGAATACACTCGTGCCACAATAGCTTGGCAAGCTCCTAAGGCACAAAGAGCCAGTTCAACAGGATTCATTCCTGTATCTGTTCCTCCGAGTGTTTTTGGTTCATCAATGGTAACCTCGAAATTTCTGGACTTAACCTTAACTTGGACTCCTGCTTGTAAATGAGCATTTGCTTTAAATGTCTCTTTTGGCATGTTTTAAAACCAACCTTTCTGATATGAATAATTTGATTATGTTTTTTTATTATAACCTGTTAGTGTGAAAAATCAAGTAAAAATTCCTAATTTTCAAACAAATGAGAGAGGGCTAGAATTCAATGGTACAATCCTTGTTCTAATTTTATAAGAGTAAGTATGATAGCTTAAGAAGGATATCAGTACCTAAACGGCGAATATTGGCATGTGTTTGATGGTAATAACTGAAATTTAATAAACCATGCTTATCCCACGTTTAAATGGACAGGTAGATTTTCAATAAAGAGTGTGAGGAATTGACGAAGATGATACATATTTTATTTGGTGCAGCTTCTTCCGAAGGTTTTAAAGTTGCTTTAAAGGAAATGGGGCTCGATAAGAAGGAAAAAGTCATCTCGTTTTGGGATATCTTCTCGTTTGGACCCATATGGCAGCTACATAAAGAGAACGGACTAGAAATGAGATTTGAATGGATGAAGAATTGCATAAGCGACGGATCTGAATTCTTTGATTATCAACAAAGGTATAAAAAGACACTAAATAGTATAAATGCTATTCCCGAAGGAACCCATATCACGATTTGGACATCTGATAACGCACATGAACAGACAGGCTTGCGATATGTTATGTTTCTTTTGAAGGAAAAAAATATTGATATTACCCTAATGAACACAACAAAGGTGTTTGAAGAACTGTTTCCAGTGAAAAACGTCAAGTATATACTATTAAATACAGGTGAAATTTCGCCAGAAAAGCTCCAAATCATATTTGAAAAGGGACAAGGACTGTTCCTTTCAGACCATGATCAAGAACAATTACAGAATGACTGGCAATCCCTTTCAGAAAATCAAGAGGTTTTAAGACTTTGGAGAAACGGAAGGATCCAGAGCGTTTCTGAAGATTACTATGATGAATTAATGAAAAAAAGGGCAAAAAAGCTTCAAGCTAAACAAGATCCAAAAGCTTTTATGAAATCAGCAAGATTAATAGGGGATATGCTGGGGCATGTTGACCAATATATAGGGGATGCTTTTCTCGAATATCGACTTAAAAAGCTGATAGAAAACGGAATATTTGAGTCAGAAGGAAGTCTCTATTCAATGCGATATTATAGTGTAAAATTGCTTTAAGCTATTGGATAATAATCTCCAGTCGTGATTTTTGTACTTAGGCGACTGGAGTGCAACACTACTAAGCTAGTAAATGGTGTATGTAAAAAGGCCGTTAGATTAAATGAGGCTATGTGAGATATCAAAAGAGAGCAACAGGTAGCAACGAGAGTGGAAAAAGCTTTGTAGTCAGACAAGTATGAACACAACAGAAGAGGTCACACTACACCATCGGTTACTTGTAGGTAAGAATACGTTTGGTTGGGAGTAAACGAAAAAACAGGATGAACCGTGGTGGGTCTCCTGTTTTTTTTATTTCAATCAATACATCTTTGTGATCAATCAAACAAGGCGTGCTTAAGAAAGATAATAGGATTTGCTATTTTTTCTAAATGTAACAGGGAATATGTAGTGAAGATATCTTAGGTTAAATAATTCTGTGATAATTGTAAAGTTGCCTCAAAATCAATTCTCCTGACTTTTGGCGGTTTCCTTCTTGCAGAAATAATTCGTTAAGAACAGGCTTAAGAAGTGGATAATCTTTGGAGATTTCATTAGCTGTAGATTCAAAAGTATGAGGATATTTTTCATTGCTTACAAGGGCTTGTAATTCTTGAAAAAGTTTCTCTGTCTGGGTTGAAAACTCATCTTGGTTCATTTGTTTCCACAAATCCGGAGTTTTGTACTGAAATGAATTGGTAAAGTATGTCGTACAAATATCTAAGATTTTTCTTCTTAAATTATCTGGGGTTATATACTCCATTAAATTCACCTCCTTTTTTACATATTACCAAAGAAAGCTCAAAAATATTTACCTTGATTCTTGTGAATTGTTACAATATTTAATATTTTGCCATATCTTCCAAGAGCCTTGTGAACACTATCTACCTATCTATTTTCTAGAACAGTAACAAAAAGAGTGAATGGCTTGCGATTTTTCGCACCGATTGCACGCTTTCTGAACAGGTAATCGCATGAATCTATGGCATGGCTAGGATATTGAGGTCTACTTAAGACGACCAAGTCCCTATTACGCCTGCAAAAAGAGTTCCAAAGGACGTCTTGAGTATTAATAATACGAGAAAACTATTGTTATATTATGGTTATTATGTAAAAATTAATAATGATTTCTAGTATTTTACTTATAAATATGTTATTAAAGTTATTTATTCCGGTGGTTTTTAAAAAAAGAATAATAGATAAAGGGGAGGAAATTTTGAGTAAAAAGATATTTATTATTGCACTACTATTTACAGTTTTGTTTGGAACGATAACTTATGCCCATTCTGGAAGAACCGATTCAAGTGGTGGTCATAATTGTAGTGAACAATCTCAATCTAAGGGTTTGTGTACAGGCTACCACAATCATAATGGAGGAGGTTCCACTAGTAGTAGTACTCCGATCATTAGTACCGATAAAGATTGTACAGATTTTGGAACTTACGATGAAATGGTTCAATATTGGAATTCAAAGGGATATTCTGCAACTAATGATCCCGAAAACCT of the Bacillus sp. 1NLA3E genome contains:
- a CDS encoding aldehyde dehydrogenase, with the translated sequence MQVQTKAVVEPIVKAFNCLHYIDGKFVESVDRKTFNNVNPVTEVVYGTVAEGSTPDIDLAVKAAKRAFEGGPWRKMSVQERSKILRKVGDILEARQEEIAQLESLDTGKHLKFSRHVDAPRAAANFQFFADFMLSVGTESYQDEVHNAFNYGYRRPIGVVGLIQPWNLPLFLLTWKLAPALAAGCTVVIKPSELTPMTATKLMEILKEAGVPDGVVNLVHGFGPGAGSAINKHPDISGIGFIGQVSTGTKIMEEAAPTLKKLSFELGGKNPNIIFADVDIDEVVATTIRSSFTNQGEVCVCGSRIYVERPIYEEFVEKFAAKTRELKVGNPFDMANDQGALVAKVHYDKVMSYLKIAEEEGGTFVTGGKRPEGLDKGYFIEPTIITGLDESSRCVREEIFGPVVTVIPFDTEVEVIAAANDTRVGLSNTIWTNDIRRAHRVAQKIESGLSYINCWFVRDLRTPFGGTKDSGLGRVGGAHSWEFYTELTNICVKL
- a CDS encoding 2-keto-4-pentenoate hydratase, which codes for MTNKIEKFAAQLIEAERTRVGIDPLTTIDPEITIDEAYFIQLQNIKKKLAGGQKIVGKKIGLTSVVVQKMLGVDEPDYGHLLDSMVVENGGTIAIKTMLQPKIEGEIAFILKKDLKGPNVTVLDVLQATDYVVPALEIVDSRVQDWKIKLQDTVADNASSGLVVLGGKPTKIEDIDLELIGMVLMQNGEVANTGVGAAALGNPASCVAWLANRLADYDITLKAGEVILSGALSGMVVAKPGDNFTARFAHLGQVSVNFK
- a CDS encoding 2-keto-4-pentenoate hydratase, encoding MASEIIKHIADYLEAAELEKREVVKITKTIKPDLTVAEAYQAQELLVQKKLDRGHKIVGPKMGLTSKAKWDQMGVSEPIYGYVFDYMLVDNGGVVPFQIHPKVEAEIAFLIGEDIEGPGITGAQVLAKTEYVLPALEIIDSRYENFNFTLTDVIADNASTSRVVFGNTLRKPSDFDLELVGVTLSINGQIKELGAGAAVLGHPANAIAVLANMLARKGDKIKKGEIIMSGALTSAVLLKVGDFVSGKFEGLGEVTFTVGE
- a CDS encoding 4-oxalocrotonate tautomerase, coding for MPIIQINIMEGRPPEKIKALIENITDTVVETLDAPKQSVRVLVTEMPKTHWGIAGVPVSERK
- a CDS encoding OsmC family protein → MPKETFKANAHLQAGVQVKVKSRNFEVTIDEPKTLGGTDTGMNPVELALCALGACQAIVARVYSRKFNIQLDDFRIELEGDLDTDGFLNKSDVRPGFSDIRYNIHIETDAPREKVEEFIAFVESKCPVGDTIANPVNLKLNEILISSSVK
- a CDS encoding DUF1835 domain-containing protein, giving the protein MIHILFGAASSEGFKVALKEMGLDKKEKVISFWDIFSFGPIWQLHKENGLEMRFEWMKNCISDGSEFFDYQQRYKKTLNSINAIPEGTHITIWTSDNAHEQTGLRYVMFLLKEKNIDITLMNTTKVFEELFPVKNVKYILLNTGEISPEKLQIIFEKGQGLFLSDHDQEQLQNDWQSLSENQEVLRLWRNGRIQSVSEDYYDELMKKRAKKLQAKQDPKAFMKSARLIGDMLGHVDQYIGDAFLEYRLKKLIENGIFESEGSLYSMRYYSVKLL